The genomic window TTCGCAGCCGGCCGGGCTGTCCGCCGGCCAGGCGGCTTCACTCATCCGAAGCGGAACACCAGTTCCGCCTCGTCGTCCAATCGACGACCTGTCGCCGAAAACCCGAGCCGCTCGTAGAAAGGAAGCGCATTGCCGGCTTCCCGATCCATCGTTGTAAGCGATACCCCTTCCAATCCCACGAGTCTGGCGTAACCCAGGGCAAACCCGATCGCCTGAGCGCCAACGTTGGCGCCCCGCGAACCCTTGTCGACCATCACCCTCCACACGTACAGACAATTCTGCTGATAGTGCTCCTGGTCCTCGTCATCCTCATCCACCAGGCGAGGATCGATGAAGGAGATGACTCCCACGGGTCGGCCTTCCCTGAAGATCCCGAACGTGAGGGATTCGGCAACGAATGCCGCCTGCGCCAGCCATTCCGGGTTCGAACAGATCAAGTGCTGCTCGGATTCACGGACCGCAAGTTCGGACAACTCATCGACGTTGCTCCGATTGAGTGGGATGAACTGCACGGGTTGCTTCATGCCGTCTGTCTACGTTGCAAGGACTCGGCATCGATTTTATCCGCTTCCGACCATGCGCTCGTGCCGGGCGATTGGCGAACAGGGCGCCGCGCCAGGGGGTCCTGATGTCGGGCGGCCAGGCGGTGCATGTCGAAGCGGTGCCGCGCTTCGTCAACGATCCGATAGCGTGCGGCCATCCGGATTCCGCCGATGAACGGGGGGACGCCTGCTGACCACAACGAAAAAGGGCCTGCACCGCACGGTGCAAGCCCTTGTTCTATCAACAGTTTTGGTCGGGACGGCCGGATTCGAACCGACGACCCTCTGCCCCCCAGGCAGATGCGCTACCAGGCTGCGCTACGCCCCGACTGATGCTGCGATGTGCCCGCCAGTGCGGCGGGCCGTGAAGTATAGCGGATTACGATGGAAATGGGTCAGCGGCGCAGCAACTGCAGCACTTCTTCCAGTTCCATCCGCACCTGCTTGATGATCTGGTTGCTCAGCGCCGATTCCTCGCGCGCGTCGGGGCCATCCAGGCGCAGGCGCGCGCCACCGATGGTGTACCCCTGTTCGTACAGCAGGCTGCGGATCTGCCGCACCATCAGCACATCGTGGCGCTGGTAGTAGCGACGGTTGCCACGGCGTTTGGCCGGCTCAAGGCTGGGGAATTCGGTTTCCCAGTAGCGCAGCACGTGCGGCTTGACGTCGCACAGCTCGCTCACTTCACCAATGGTGAAGTAGCGCTTGGCCGGGATCGGCGGAAGTTCGCGGTTACTGCCCGGATCCAGCATAAGCTTCCACCCTCTCCTTGAGCTTCTGGCCCGGACGGAAGGTGACCACCGTACGGGCGGAAATCGGAATTTCCTCGCCGGTCTTGGGGTTGCGACCCGGGCGCTGGTTCTTGCGCCGCAGGTCGAAATTGCCAAAGCCCGACAGCTTCACCTGACGTCCCTGTTCCAATGCTTCACGCAGCACATCGAAAAACGCGTCGACGAATTCCTTGGCTTCCCGCTTGTTCAGACCGACTTCGTCGAACAGCTTTTCCGCCATCTCCGCCTTGGTCAATGCCATTGCCTGCTACCCCCGAGTGCTGCCCGCTCAGCCGCGGATCCGGGCGTGGTGTTCACGCTCGATGGCAGTGACCGCCTCGGTCACCACCGCTTCCACGTCGCGGTCCGTCAGAGTGCGCGACTTGTCCTGCAAAATCAAGCCCATAGCGAGACTCTTGAATCCCGGCTCGACCCCCTGTCCGACATAGCGGTCGAACAGGTTCAGCTCGCGCAGCAGCGGGCCGGCGGCTTGGCGGAGGGTGGCAGCCAGGTCACTCCAGGCCACCGTTTCGGGCACCAGAACGGCCAGGTCGCGGCGCACCGCCGGGAACCGGGACAGTTCTCCGGCACGCGGCAGCGCGCGCGCCGTCAGCGGCTCCAGCTCCAGCTCGAAGGCGTAGACGTCCACGTCGATCTGCATGGCCCGGGCCAGGCGCGGGTGAATCTGCCCGATCCAGCCGATGGCCACGCCGTCACGGTACACCTCGGCCGAACGGGCCGGATGGCCGTAGGCGCGGGTCGACGGGCGGAAGGTCAGCGCGGCGCCACTGGCGGCAGCCAGTGATTCCAGGTCGCCCTTCAGGTCATGGAAATCGACCTTGCGGGTCGGCAGGCCCCACTGTACGGCCTGCGCGTCGCCACAGACGGCAGCCGCCACGCGCGGGGTTTCCAGCGGTGCGGGTTGCCCTTCACCGGGCTGCTGGGCGAACACGCGGCCGATCTCGAACAGGCGCACGCGGCCCAGCTGGCGCGCGGCATTGCGACCGAGGGTGGCGACCAGGCCCGGCAGCAGCGACGGGCGCATCACCGCCAGCTCGGCCGACAGCGGGTTGGCCAGCGGCACCAGGTTGTCGCGCAGCTGCCACTGGGTCAGCAGCGCATCGTCGACAAAGGCGAAGTTGACCGTTTCCTGCTGATCGCGGGCGATCAGCTGGCGGCGCACGCTCAGCGCATCCAGCTGGGTCTCGCTGGGCATCGCCACGCGCGCAGCCCCGCCGGGAAGCGTGGTCGGAATCTGCTCGTAGCCGTGGATGCGGGCCAGTTCTTCGATCAGGTCTTCTTCGATGGCGATATCGAAGCGGCGGCTCGGCGCCGTGACCTGCCAGCCCTCGGCGCTGGCAACCACCTGCATGCCCAGTGCGCGCAGGATGCGCTCCACTTCGGCGTCGTCGATGGTGATGCCGAGCAGGCGGGTGATGCGGGCGCGACGCAGCACGATCGACGCCGGCTGCGGCAGATCGGCCTCACGCACGGCCTCGGTGACCGGCGCGGGAGTACCGCCGGCCAGGTCCAGCACCAGGCGGGTGGCGTACTCGATGGCGGTACGCGGCAGTGCCGGATCGACACCACGCTCGAAGCGGTGGCCGGCATCGGTGTGCAGGCCGAGCTTGCGGCCACGGCCCATGATCGCGGCCGGTGCGAAGTGCGCAGCCTCCAGGAACACGGCGCTGGTGGCGTCGGTGACCCGGGTGTCGAAGCCGCCCATCAGGCCGGCCAGGCCGACCGCACGATCGGCATCGGTGACCACCAGGAAGCTGTCATCGAGCACAGCGTCGCGGCCGTCCAGCAGCTTCAGGGTTTCGTCGGCGCGCGAACGGCGCACGCCGATGCTGCCCTGCAGGGTACCCAGGTCGTAGGCATGCATCGGCTGACCCAGCTCCAGCATCACGTACTGGGTGATGTCGACCAGCAGCGAGACCGGGCGCACGCCACTGCGGCGCAGGCGTTCGGCCATCCACAGCGGGGTCCTGGCGGCGGCGTTGACGCCTTCGATGACACGGCCCAGGTAGCGCGGTGCGTCGGCACCGGCGTCAAGCTGGATCGACAGTTCACGGGTCGCGGCGGCGGGAACGGGGTCGGCGGCGAACGCCAGCACTTCACTGCGGGTGGCGGCGGCGACGTCGTAGGCGATGCCGCGCAGGCTGAAGCAGTCGGCGCGGTTCGGGGTCAGCTTGATCTCGATGCTGGCATCGGGCAGGCCGAGGTACTCGACCAGGGTCTGGCCCACCGGTGCATCGTCGGGCAGTTCCAGCAGGCCGGACGCATCGTTGTCCAGGCCCAGCTCCTTGGCCGAGCACAGCATGCCGTTCGACTCGACGCCACGCAGCTTGGCCGGCTTGATCTTCAGCTCGCCGATCTGCGCACCGACCATCGCCAGCGGCGCAACCAGGCCCGGGCGCGCATTCGGCGCACCGCAGACGATCTGCAGCAGCTCGCCCTGGCCGGCATCGACGCGGCATACCTGCAGGCGATCGGCTTCGGGGTGGCGCACGGCGTCGACAATGCGCGCCACGACCACATGGTCGAGCCCCCCGCCGAGCGCGGTCACCTCTTCCACTTCCAGGCCGATGGCGGTGAGCACCGCACTCAGTTCATCGCGCGAGGCGCCGGTCGGGACGTGGCTGCGCAGCCAGTTTTCGGAGAATTTCATGGTGTCACCCTGGTGGGCCCGGCGCATGCGCCTGGGCCTGCGTTGTTGAGTCCGCCGGACACGGCCCGGCGTTACCGAATGCGTTACGCGAACTGTTTCAGGAAGCGCACGTCGTTCTCGAAGAATGCGCGCAGGTCGTTGACGCCATAGCGCAGCATC from Stenotrophomonas sp. 704A1 includes these protein-coding regions:
- a CDS encoding integration host factor subunit alpha — protein: MALTKAEMAEKLFDEVGLNKREAKEFVDAFFDVLREALEQGRQVKLSGFGNFDLRRKNQRPGRNPKTGEEIPISARTVVTFRPGQKLKERVEAYAGSGQ
- a CDS encoding GNAT family N-acetyltransferase, coding for MKQPVQFIPLNRSNVDELSELAVRESEQHLICSNPEWLAQAAFVAESLTFGIFREGRPVGVISFIDPRLVDEDDEDQEHYQQNCLYVWRVMVDKGSRGANVGAQAIGFALGYARLVGLEGVSLTTMDREAGNALPFYERLGFSATGRRLDDEAELVFRFG
- the pheT gene encoding phenylalanine--tRNA ligase subunit beta, giving the protein MKFSENWLRSHVPTGASRDELSAVLTAIGLEVEEVTALGGGLDHVVVARIVDAVRHPEADRLQVCRVDAGQGELLQIVCGAPNARPGLVAPLAMVGAQIGELKIKPAKLRGVESNGMLCSAKELGLDNDASGLLELPDDAPVGQTLVEYLGLPDASIEIKLTPNRADCFSLRGIAYDVAAATRSEVLAFAADPVPAAATRELSIQLDAGADAPRYLGRVIEGVNAAARTPLWMAERLRRSGVRPVSLLVDITQYVMLELGQPMHAYDLGTLQGSIGVRRSRADETLKLLDGRDAVLDDSFLVVTDADRAVGLAGLMGGFDTRVTDATSAVFLEAAHFAPAAIMGRGRKLGLHTDAGHRFERGVDPALPRTAIEYATRLVLDLAGGTPAPVTEAVREADLPQPASIVLRRARITRLLGITIDDAEVERILRALGMQVVASAEGWQVTAPSRRFDIAIEEDLIEELARIHGYEQIPTTLPGGAARVAMPSETQLDALSVRRQLIARDQQETVNFAFVDDALLTQWQLRDNLVPLANPLSAELAVMRPSLLPGLVATLGRNAARQLGRVRLFEIGRVFAQQPGEGQPAPLETPRVAAAVCGDAQAVQWGLPTRKVDFHDLKGDLESLAAASGAALTFRPSTRAYGHPARSAEVYRDGVAIGWIGQIHPRLARAMQIDVDVYAFELELEPLTARALPRAGELSRFPAVRRDLAVLVPETVAWSDLAATLRQAAGPLLRELNLFDRYVGQGVEPGFKSLAMGLILQDKSRTLTDRDVEAVVTEAVTAIEREHHARIRG
- a CDS encoding MerR family transcriptional regulator — translated: MLDPGSNRELPPIPAKRYFTIGEVSELCDVKPHVLRYWETEFPSLEPAKRRGNRRYYQRHDVLMVRQIRSLLYEQGYTIGGARLRLDGPDAREESALSNQIIKQVRMELEEVLQLLRR